The Acinetobacter sp. GSS19 genome includes a region encoding these proteins:
- a CDS encoding cytochrome C assembly family protein → MISLPLVYLVLALVAYSSAFWYLLMQLMSKRHPHHGLISILLSLGLILHGLILSGDMLTPLGVNYDVFNLMSFTSGLMLLLSLLFSHYRPVMALNLIGIPVAALGLILGFGLSKSNQLMSENSLSLDIHILLSLSAYAILLMAALHALLLWVQNRELKKKQKRLWVNLLPPYQAMESLLFDMLGIGFALLTIALGFGFFTIDNFFAQHLAHKTTFSILSWFVFGILLIGHYRLGWRGQKAIRFTLSGFMLLAIGFIGSKFVLEMILGR, encoded by the coding sequence ATGATCAGTCTCCCCTTGGTTTATCTCGTTTTGGCCCTTGTTGCCTATAGCTCTGCATTTTGGTACTTGTTAATGCAACTGATGTCAAAACGTCATCCCCACCATGGACTGATCAGTATCCTGTTAAGTTTGGGTCTCATTTTACATGGCCTGATCTTATCTGGCGATATGCTCACCCCGTTGGGCGTAAATTATGACGTTTTTAACCTGATGTCATTTACCTCAGGGTTGATGTTGCTGCTCAGCCTATTGTTCAGTCATTACCGCCCGGTGATGGCACTGAATTTGATCGGTATTCCGGTGGCTGCACTGGGCCTGATTCTGGGCTTTGGTCTGAGTAAATCCAACCAGTTGATGAGTGAAAACTCACTCAGTCTGGACATTCATATTCTGCTGTCGCTTTCTGCCTATGCCATTTTGCTGATGGCTGCTTTGCATGCCCTTCTGCTTTGGGTACAAAACCGTGAGTTAAAGAAAAAGCAAAAACGCCTCTGGGTCAATTTATTACCCCCCTATCAGGCCATGGAATCCTTGTTATTTGACATGCTGGGGATTGGTTTTGCCCTGCTGACCATCGCACTCGGCTTCGGTTTTTTCACCATTGATAATTTCTTTGCCCAGCATCTGGCACATAAAACCACCTTCAGTATTCTGTCCTGGTTTGTTTTCGGTATCCTATTGATTGGTCATTACCGTTTAGGCTGGCGTGGGCAAAAAGCCATCCGGTTTACCCTCAGTGGCTTTATGCTGTTGGCGATCG